Genomic window (Polaromonas sp. JS666):
TCCGCTATGGGCAGCGACAGATCAAGGGTCATGGTGGTTCCTTTGCCAGGCGTGCTCTCCATGGTGATGGAGCCGCCTATCAAGGCCGCCAGCCGGCGGCAGATAACCAGACCGAGGCCTGTATCGCCAAAGCGCTGCGTCGTACTCGCTCGGCCTGGGCAAAAGGCTGAAACAGCAGCCGTTGATGTTCCCCGGAAATGCCGATCCCGGTGTCTTTCACGCTGATCCTCACCCGGTCTTCAGCGTCTTTTCGTTCCATCAGGTCCGCCGTGATTTCGACCCGGCCGTGAGACGTGAATTTGATGGCGTTGCTGACAAAGTTGCCCAGTATCTGCCGCAGCCGCAGCGGGTCCACCATCAGGGCAGGGCTGAGCGCTGTATCGACATGATGGGTGATGAGCAAGCGCTTGCTGCTGGCATTGCCGGAGTAAACGTGGTGGACATCTTCGATCAGGTCCTTGAGGGACGTGGCCTCGGGCTGAATGTCCAGCTTTTGTGCTTCAATTTTCGAGAAGTCCAGGATGTCGTCAATGATCCGCATCAGTGACCGGCCGGACTCGCGTATGGCCTTGAGCGTGGTGTGTTGCGTACCGTTAAGCGGGGTGAGGCCCAGCAGCTCAACCATGCCCAGCACGCCGTTCATCGGCGTCCGGATTTCATGGCTCATGGTGGCCAGGAAGGCGCTCTTGGCGCGATTGGCTGCGTCGGCCAGCTGCCGCGCCCGATTTTCGCGACGAATTTCGCGGTACAGGGCCACAAAAATGCAGGCGGCGACCAGCATGGTCAGCAGCATGGAGGCCATGCATATAGCGCTGAAAGCGCGCCGCAGCCGCTTCGCGTTTGACCAGCAAGGCGCGTGTGCGGTCTATCAATGGCTGAAGGGGTGCCAGATTTTCCGTTTGGCGTGGGTTGTCACTGACGAGCGAACCTATTGATTCGGTTTGGGCGGCTATCTTTGAAGCCAGATGCCGGTATTGATCGAGCTGCTCGGGCCGGCCGGTGATCAGGTAGTTGCGCTGGGCGAAGCCCGCTTCAGAGATATCACCGTAGCGGCGGCCCAAGGCAGCTCGCACCTGCTGTGTGTGGGCTACCTGTTGTGCCGAGCTTGCAAAAACCGTGGTGGCCTTGTAGGTGAGTCCTCCCCCGATCGCCAGC
Coding sequences:
- a CDS encoding CHASE3 domain-containing protein; this encodes MRAALGRRYGDISEAGFAQRNYLITGRPEQLDQYRHLASKIAAQTESIGSLVSDNPRQTENLAPLQPLIDRTRALLVKREAAAARFQRYMHGLHAADHAGRRLHFCGPVPRNSSRKSGAAAGRRSQSRQERLPGHHEP